The following are from one region of the Acidobacteriota bacterium genome:
- a CDS encoding nucleotidyl transferase AbiEii/AbiGii toxin family protein, which yields MNEAVRQILAAYEIRSVEESLRALREIMQEIALLGLWRGKFFEKAAFYGGTALRILHGLDRFSEDLDFSLLEKSEGFEPSEYGDFLKRELASFGFSVDITAGVRTARTAIRSAFLKADTRTQMIAVEFEPELVRRIPRNQVIKIKLEVDTDPPPGFSTESRYLLRPIPFAVRTFGLPDLFAGKMHAVLCRGWKSRVKGRDWYDLVWFAARHPELHLRHLEQRMRQTGHWARPASLSEADLRELLAQRIDRVDIDQIRREVEPFVKDPESLSIWSKEFFRDVALRITAS from the coding sequence ATGAATGAAGCCGTTCGTCAAATCCTGGCCGCTTACGAGATCCGCTCCGTGGAAGAATCGCTTCGGGCTCTCAGGGAAATCATGCAGGAAATCGCGCTTCTTGGTCTCTGGAGGGGCAAGTTCTTCGAGAAAGCGGCGTTTTACGGCGGCACCGCGCTGAGGATTCTTCACGGCCTCGACAGATTTTCCGAGGACCTGGATTTCTCGCTTCTGGAGAAGAGCGAGGGCTTCGAACCGTCCGAATACGGCGATTTCCTCAAAAGGGAACTCGCTTCCTTCGGATTTTCGGTCGATATCACGGCCGGGGTGAGGACGGCCCGGACGGCCATCCGGTCCGCGTTTCTCAAAGCCGATACGCGAACCCAAATGATCGCCGTCGAGTTCGAGCCGGAGCTCGTCCGGCGGATTCCCCGCAACCAGGTGATCAAGATCAAACTGGAGGTCGACACCGACCCGCCGCCCGGCTTTTCAACGGAGTCCCGTTATCTCCTCCGGCCGATCCCGTTCGCGGTCAGAACGTTCGGCCTGCCCGATCTCTTCGCCGGGAAGATGCACGCCGTCCTCTGCCGGGGATGGAAGAGCCGGGTCAAGGGCCGGGACTGGTATGATCTCGTCTGGTTCGCGGCCCGTCATCCGGAGCTTCACCTCCGGCACCTCGAGCAGAGGATGCGTCAGACGGGGCATTGGGCCAGGCCGGCATCCTTGTCCGAAGCGGACTTGCGGGAGTTGCTGGCACAGAGGATCGATCGCGTCGACATCGATCAGATCCGGAGGGAAGTCGAGCCCTTCGTGAAAGACCCGGAATCCCTCTCCATCTGGTCGAAGGAATTCTTCAGGGACGTCGCCCTCCGGATCACGGCCTCCTAG
- a CDS encoding CHAD domain-containing protein, which yields MPPKLKKTYEDRSGLFSEHHRSAFAFGGADAIHEMRVCLKRLRTFFNLVEAVAPSFHADEIFRPARRFFRAAGKLRHVQVLQFLTLRLVREFELDLSEYYNMLKAEEPRERKRFARACGRFDSRFFESAGATIADRLESLPEDRVRQAAEMRLGSLLNDVKAGIRISRDPDRLHWVRIRTKEARYTLEIMVEAGLTEDKAENLDGLLKSVHQPLGRWRDGLLALESLREFGAHRASGALFCSKSYPEAIRILKLDIRKNLGEFKENRQALAGFLSSMSPGPAPDGASRS from the coding sequence ATGCCGCCGAAGCTTAAAAAAACCTATGAGGACCGGTCCGGCCTCTTTTCCGAACATCACCGGAGCGCCTTCGCGTTCGGCGGAGCGGATGCCATCCACGAAATGCGCGTTTGCCTGAAGAGGCTGCGGACGTTCTTCAATCTGGTCGAAGCCGTTGCGCCCTCTTTTCATGCCGACGAGATCTTTCGGCCGGCGCGCCGGTTCTTCCGGGCGGCGGGGAAACTCCGCCATGTCCAGGTTCTCCAGTTCCTCACCCTGAGGCTTGTGCGCGAGTTCGAGCTCGACTTGTCCGAGTATTACAATATGCTCAAAGCTGAAGAGCCGCGAGAGAGAAAACGGTTTGCCCGGGCCTGCGGCCGCTTCGATTCCCGGTTTTTCGAATCGGCCGGGGCAACGATTGCGGACCGTCTCGAATCCCTGCCGGAAGACCGGGTCCGTCAAGCGGCCGAGATGCGGCTCGGATCGCTTCTCAACGACGTCAAGGCCGGGATTCGGATCTCCCGGGATCCCGATCGGCTCCACTGGGTGAGGATCCGCACCAAGGAAGCCCGGTATACCCTGGAAATCATGGTTGAGGCCGGGCTGACCGAAGACAAGGCTGAAAACCTGGACGGACTCCTGAAAAGCGTTCACCAGCCTCTGGGGCGCTGGCGCGACGGCCTCCTGGCCCTGGAATCCCTCCGGGAGTTCGGCGCCCATCGCGCTTCCGGCGCCCTCTTCTGTTCCAAGTCCTATCCTGAAGCGATCCGGATTTTAAAGCTCGACATAAGGAAAAATCTGGGGGAATTCAAGGAGAACCGGCAGGCCCTGGCCGGATTCCTGTCCTCCATGTCTCCCGGCCCGGCGCCCGATGGGGCGTCCCGGTCATGA
- a CDS encoding polyphosphate kinase 2 family protein yields the protein MKSHLHKPGRKVDLSRLDAGGTGRFKGGKKAALPETAALTERLVSLQELLYAQSRHRILVVLQAMDTGGKDGVIRRVFSPLNPQGVRVTSFKVPTAAELSRDFLWRVHKVAPGNGEIAVFNRSHYEDVLVVQVRNLAPPEVWSKRYDQINDFERLLAESGTTILKFFLHIDLDEQKKRLQARLDNPAKHWKFRLGDLDDRKFWPEYMRAYEDVLEKTSTEYAPWYVIPANRKWYRDLAVARILAGTLEGLNMEYPKSGEDLDGVVIE from the coding sequence ATGAAAAGCCACCTTCACAAGCCGGGCCGGAAAGTCGATCTCTCCCGCCTGGATGCGGGCGGCACCGGACGCTTCAAGGGCGGTAAAAAAGCCGCTTTGCCCGAAACGGCCGCCCTGACCGAACGTCTCGTCAGCCTTCAGGAGCTGCTCTACGCGCAGTCCCGGCACCGCATCCTGGTCGTCCTGCAGGCCATGGATACCGGAGGAAAGGACGGCGTGATCCGCCGGGTTTTCTCACCCCTGAATCCCCAGGGGGTCCGCGTTACGAGTTTCAAGGTTCCGACCGCCGCGGAGCTGTCCCGCGATTTCCTGTGGCGCGTTCACAAGGTCGCGCCGGGAAACGGCGAAATCGCCGTTTTCAACCGCAGCCATTACGAGGATGTCCTGGTCGTGCAGGTGCGCAACCTGGCGCCTCCCGAGGTCTGGTCCAAACGCTACGATCAGATCAACGATTTCGAGCGGCTGCTTGCGGAATCGGGAACGACCATCCTTAAATTTTTTCTGCACATCGACCTCGACGAGCAGAAAAAACGCCTCCAGGCCCGGCTCGACAATCCCGCCAAGCACTGGAAATTCCGGCTGGGCGATCTCGACGACCGCAAATTCTGGCCCGAGTATATGCGGGCCTACGAGGATGTCCTGGAAAAAACGAGCACGGAATACGCGCCGTGGTACGTCATCCCGGCCAACCGGAAATGGTACCGGGACCTGGCCGTGGCGCGCATCCTGGCCGGGACTCTCGAGGGATTGAACATGGAATATCCGAAATCGGGAGAGGACCTGGACGGCGTTGTGATCGAGTGA
- a CDS encoding ROK family protein, with the protein MKKTKASHWIGFDLGGTKMMAVVFDGSFRLLASRKAKTKGLNGKNDGLERIRTTICGALEDAGIEAGKLAGIGVGCPGPLNLDRGIILHAPNLGWRNVNLKSSLEKAFQCPAVIANDVDAGTYGEYRFGAGRGARCVLGIFPGTGIGGACIYEGRILRGRTGSCMEIGHVKVQPEGRLCGCGRRGCLESTAGRLAISAEAAAAVYRGEAPILQSLGGTDIANFKSGTLAKSIKGGDAAIENIVRAAARHIGSAAADAVNLLAPDVIVLGGGLVEALPDLIVGEVRETVLARIMPAFAKGLKIVPAELGDNAVVMGAAALAAESGGTT; encoded by the coding sequence GTGAAAAAAACGAAAGCATCCCATTGGATCGGCTTCGATCTGGGCGGGACCAAGATGATGGCCGTTGTTTTTGATGGGAGTTTCCGTCTTCTCGCGTCAAGAAAGGCCAAAACCAAGGGCCTCAACGGGAAGAACGACGGCCTGGAAAGAATCCGGACGACGATTTGCGGCGCCCTGGAAGATGCCGGGATTGAAGCCGGGAAGCTGGCCGGGATCGGCGTCGGCTGTCCGGGTCCTCTCAACCTGGACCGCGGCATCATCCTCCACGCGCCCAACCTGGGCTGGCGAAACGTGAATCTCAAATCGAGCCTCGAGAAAGCATTCCAATGCCCCGCGGTCATCGCCAACGACGTCGACGCCGGAACCTACGGAGAATATCGATTCGGCGCAGGGCGGGGCGCCCGCTGCGTCCTGGGCATCTTCCCGGGAACGGGGATAGGCGGCGCCTGTATTTATGAAGGGCGAATCCTCCGCGGCCGGACGGGATCCTGCATGGAGATCGGCCACGTCAAAGTCCAGCCTGAGGGCCGCCTGTGCGGCTGCGGACGGCGCGGTTGCCTGGAAAGCACGGCCGGCCGGCTGGCCATATCGGCCGAAGCCGCGGCGGCCGTCTATCGGGGAGAGGCCCCGATCCTGCAGTCTCTCGGCGGAACGGACATCGCCAACTTCAAGAGCGGGACACTGGCCAAGTCCATCAAGGGCGGCGACGCCGCCATAGAAAACATCGTCCGCGCCGCAGCCCGCCACATCGGTTCGGCCGCGGCCGATGCCGTCAATCTCCTGGCCCCGGACGTCATCGTCCTCGGCGGAGGTCTTGTGGAAGCCCTTCCCGATCTCATCGTGGGCGAAGTCCGGGAGACCGTCCTGGCCCGGATCATGCCGGCCTTCGCCAAGGGACTCAAGATCGTTCCGGCGGAACTCGGGGACAACGCCGTCGTCATGGGCGCCGCCGCCCTGGCGGCCGAATCGGGAGGGACGACGTGA
- the ppk1 gene encoding polyphosphate kinase 1, with protein sequence MALDPKAFLNREMSWLAFNRRVLEEALDPSLPPLERLKFLAITGSNLDEFFMVRVGGLRQLVEQGRNKPDVSGLKPSAQLKEIRRMTRALIADQYGCLEDLESRLAESGIRRVREEELTDKQESFLRKVFQSEILPVLTPIGLSPDRTFPAPAGLRINVLIRFRRSGAQDRAPAAAMVTLPKALPRFVTLPLEGGWDYILLEDVVRRFSGGLFPGEIILECLPFRITRNADLAVREDQAADLLEEMKEVLVERKLGSVVRLEVAAGASRAALDLLKALLDVPSEWVDAVPGPLDLSANMHPAGMTGFEDLKIETWIPQPVPDFEKGGSVFDVVGRKDVLLSHPYESFDPVRRLVEEAADDPNVLAVKQILYRTSENSPITAALVRAAENEKHVTVLVELKARFDEARNIVRAVELEQAGAQVIYGVRGLKTHAKICIVVRREPSGIRRYIHFGTGNYNEKTAALYSDIGYMTCREEYARDAAAFFNMVAGLSQPVPMDKIEAAPLGLKARLIELIENEAERQRQGQKGLIRAKMNSLSDPEIIEALCRASQAGVEILLNVRGICCLRPGVRGLSETVRVISIVDRFLEHSRIVHFRNGGEDRLFISSADWMPRNLDRRIELLVAVEDPACRRRLLSILDVTFQDNVKARELRSDGSYVRVRPEGKKKAVRSQAVFARQAREAAKKAAADRAGEFVPIRPASGD encoded by the coding sequence ATGGCACTTGATCCGAAAGCCTTTCTCAACCGGGAGATGAGCTGGCTGGCCTTCAACCGGCGCGTTCTCGAAGAAGCGCTCGATCCCTCTCTTCCGCCTCTTGAACGGCTGAAATTCCTGGCCATCACCGGGTCGAACCTGGACGAGTTTTTCATGGTCCGTGTGGGCGGTCTGAGACAGCTCGTCGAGCAGGGCCGGAACAAGCCGGATGTCTCCGGTCTCAAACCCTCGGCTCAGCTCAAGGAGATCCGGCGCATGACCCGGGCCCTCATCGCGGATCAATACGGTTGTCTTGAAGATCTCGAGTCGCGGCTGGCGGAATCCGGCATCCGTCGCGTGAGAGAGGAAGAACTGACCGACAAACAGGAGTCGTTTCTCCGCAAGGTTTTCCAAAGCGAGATCCTGCCTGTTTTGACACCCATCGGGCTGTCGCCGGACCGGACCTTTCCCGCTCCGGCCGGACTTCGGATCAACGTCCTGATCCGTTTCCGCCGGTCCGGAGCACAGGACAGGGCTCCCGCCGCGGCCATGGTCACCCTTCCCAAGGCGCTCCCCCGGTTCGTCACCCTGCCGCTCGAAGGCGGATGGGACTATATTCTTCTCGAAGACGTTGTGCGGCGATTCTCCGGCGGCTTATTCCCCGGAGAAATCATCTTGGAATGCCTGCCCTTCCGGATCACCCGGAACGCCGACCTGGCCGTCCGCGAGGACCAGGCCGCCGATCTTCTTGAAGAAATGAAAGAGGTCCTCGTCGAAAGAAAGCTGGGTTCCGTCGTCCGATTGGAAGTCGCCGCCGGAGCCTCGCGCGCGGCCCTGGATCTTCTCAAAGCCCTTCTCGACGTTCCTTCGGAATGGGTGGACGCCGTTCCGGGACCGTTGGATCTTTCGGCCAACATGCATCCGGCCGGCATGACCGGATTCGAAGACCTGAAAATCGAAACCTGGATTCCCCAACCGGTCCCGGACTTCGAAAAGGGCGGTTCCGTCTTCGACGTCGTCGGGAGGAAGGACGTCCTCCTCTCTCATCCCTACGAGAGTTTCGATCCCGTCCGGCGACTCGTCGAGGAAGCCGCGGACGATCCCAACGTCCTGGCCGTCAAACAGATTCTCTACCGGACAAGCGAAAACAGTCCCATCACGGCCGCTCTGGTCCGGGCCGCCGAAAACGAAAAGCATGTCACCGTCCTGGTCGAACTCAAGGCCCGCTTCGACGAGGCCCGGAACATCGTCCGGGCCGTCGAACTCGAACAGGCCGGAGCTCAGGTTATTTACGGGGTCCGCGGCCTCAAAACCCACGCCAAAATCTGCATCGTCGTCCGCCGCGAACCATCCGGAATCCGGCGCTACATCCATTTCGGGACGGGCAATTACAACGAGAAGACGGCCGCCCTCTACAGCGATATCGGATACATGACCTGCCGGGAGGAGTATGCCCGGGATGCCGCCGCCTTTTTCAATATGGTCGCCGGGTTGTCCCAGCCCGTTCCGATGGACAAGATCGAGGCCGCACCGCTCGGCCTCAAGGCCCGGCTCATCGAGCTCATCGAAAACGAGGCCGAACGCCAGCGGCAGGGGCAGAAAGGCCTGATCCGGGCCAAGATGAACTCCCTCTCCGATCCGGAAATTATCGAAGCTCTCTGCCGGGCTTCGCAGGCGGGCGTGGAGATTCTCCTCAATGTCCGGGGCATCTGCTGCCTGAGGCCGGGGGTTCGCGGCCTCAGCGAAACCGTCAGGGTCATCAGTATCGTCGATCGCTTTCTCGAACACAGCCGGATCGTCCACTTCAGAAACGGCGGGGAGGATCGTCTTTTCATCTCCAGCGCCGACTGGATGCCCCGCAATCTCGACCGGAGAATCGAGCTTCTTGTCGCCGTCGAGGATCCGGCCTGCCGGAGACGGCTCCTATCCATCCTGGATGTCACCTTCCAGGATAACGTCAAAGCCCGGGAACTTCGATCCGACGGCAGCTATGTCAGGGTCCGGCCCGAAGGGAAGAAGAAAGCCGTCCGCAGCCAGGCCGTCTTCGCCCGGCAGGCCCGCGAAGCGGCAAAAAAGGCGGCCGCCGACCGGGCCGGAGAATTCGTTCCCATCCGTCCCGCATCCGGGGATTGA
- a CDS encoding HD domain-containing protein — protein sequence MTETEGRKRPAAVIDIGATAIRMDVAEIDETGGIRRLESLRKPVALGKDTFTKGRIEHETINRCIEILKGFQSILKEYGIKPDSPVLAVATSSVREARNSDNFRDRVAVATGIDLKIIDESEQSRLTFMAAQDVLEKKPELVRADVLLAEVGGGITEIFLLQKGHLRYSKPYQLGTLRMRETLETRLSPSERIKRILGQHIGRTVETIKRDVPPVDDTVLVAMSGDAQFAASQIAADWPDKPLVTLDFKDFCAFADKIIPLPAERLVKRFKLPFEQAETLGPGLFAYIILGRTFKSETVVIPKTTFRDGLLRELASRTSWTDAFSEEVIRQAVELGRKYDFDEKHALNVADLSVLLFRALKREFHLDPRHELLLRLAALLHDIGAFISDRSHHKHSMYLIRNSSIFGLSREDMDIISLIARYHRRALPSAAHPEYAPLDRDKRITVSKKAAILRVADALDRNHLQQITSPSVAVGKDEIVITVDGAEDLTLERLALKEKGPLFEEVYGMKIVLREGRKDRGERLDGT from the coding sequence GTGACGGAAACCGAAGGCCGGAAGCGCCCGGCGGCCGTCATCGACATCGGGGCCACGGCCATCCGCATGGACGTCGCCGAGATCGACGAGACCGGGGGTATCCGCCGCCTGGAATCCCTGAGAAAGCCCGTGGCTTTGGGCAAGGACACGTTCACCAAGGGCCGCATCGAACACGAAACGATCAACCGGTGCATCGAGATCCTGAAAGGATTCCAGTCCATTCTGAAGGAATACGGGATCAAGCCGGACAGCCCGGTTCTGGCCGTGGCCACAAGCTCGGTCCGTGAGGCCCGGAACTCCGACAACTTCCGCGACCGCGTCGCCGTCGCCACGGGAATCGACCTGAAGATCATCGATGAGTCCGAACAGAGCCGGCTGACGTTCATGGCCGCCCAGGATGTTCTCGAAAAGAAACCGGAACTGGTCCGGGCCGACGTTCTGCTGGCTGAGGTCGGCGGCGGCATCACGGAGATTTTTCTCCTTCAGAAAGGTCACCTCCGATACTCGAAGCCCTATCAGTTGGGGACGCTCCGGATGCGGGAAACCCTGGAAACACGCCTGTCGCCGAGCGAGCGCATCAAGCGGATCCTCGGCCAACACATCGGAAGAACCGTGGAGACGATCAAGCGCGATGTTCCGCCCGTTGACGACACGGTCCTGGTGGCCATGTCCGGCGACGCCCAGTTCGCCGCATCGCAGATCGCGGCGGACTGGCCGGACAAACCGCTTGTGACCCTGGATTTCAAGGATTTCTGCGCGTTCGCAGACAAGATCATCCCTCTGCCCGCGGAACGGCTCGTCAAACGGTTCAAGCTTCCCTTCGAGCAGGCGGAGACCCTCGGTCCCGGACTTTTCGCTTATATTATCCTGGGCCGGACATTCAAATCCGAAACCGTCGTCATCCCCAAAACCACATTCCGCGACGGCCTTCTCCGGGAATTGGCCTCCAGGACATCCTGGACCGACGCTTTCTCCGAGGAGGTCATCCGGCAGGCGGTCGAACTGGGACGGAAATACGACTTCGACGAAAAGCACGCCCTGAACGTGGCCGATCTCAGTGTTCTGTTGTTCCGCGCGCTCAAACGGGAATTCCATCTTGATCCGAGGCATGAGCTTCTTCTCCGCCTCGCCGCTCTGCTTCATGACATCGGCGCCTTCATCAGCGACCGCAGCCACCACAAACACTCGATGTATCTCATCCGGAACAGTTCGATCTTCGGGCTGTCCCGCGAAGATATGGACATCATTTCCCTGATCGCCCGTTATCACAGGCGCGCCCTTCCTTCTGCGGCCCATCCCGAATACGCGCCCCTCGACAGGGACAAGCGCATCACGGTTTCCAAAAAAGCCGCCATCCTGCGCGTCGCGGACGCCCTTGACAGAAACCACCTGCAGCAGATCACATCGCCGTCCGTCGCGGTGGGCAAAGACGAGATCGTCATCACGGTCGACGGGGCCGAGGATCTGACCCTGGAGCGGCTGGCCCTCAAGGAGAAGGGGCCGCTCTTCGAGGAAGTCTACGGAATGAAGATCGTCCTGCGGGAAGGCCGGAAGGACCGGGGGGAGAGACTCGATGGCACTTGA
- a CDS encoding ATP-binding protein — protein sequence MRLPRFYSDLDPFLKPNKVLVIYGPRQVGKTTLLEDFLAKSPMKHRLDSGEDVRIQEVLESRDFRAVREYAAGYELLAIDEAQKVRGIGEALKILVDQVPGIRVIATGSSSFDLAGQVGEPLTGRKITLTLYPVAQMELAGLFTPFELRERIEDFLIFGGYPEVVATPEKKEKTRLLTEISSSYLLKDILAFDRVKSSKVLLDLLRLLAFQIGSEVSLSELGGKLGLDYKTVGRYLDLLEKSFVIFTLRGFSRNLRNEMTKKAKYYFFDTGIRNALIANFNPPALRNDIGQLWENFLVMERLKSQAYRAVPVNHYFWRTWQAQEIDLIEEREGRLFAYEFKWTGRGRAPGKFREAYPEAAFESISRDNYQPFVGASRP from the coding sequence ATGAGATTACCCAGGTTTTATTCGGATCTGGATCCTTTTCTGAAACCCAATAAGGTTCTTGTGATTTACGGACCCCGGCAGGTGGGCAAGACCACCCTCCTCGAGGACTTTCTCGCGAAGTCTCCGATGAAGCATCGCCTCGACTCCGGCGAAGACGTGCGCATCCAGGAGGTCCTCGAATCCCGGGACTTCCGTGCCGTCAGGGAATATGCGGCGGGCTATGAGCTCCTTGCGATCGACGAGGCCCAGAAAGTCCGGGGGATCGGCGAAGCCCTGAAGATCCTGGTCGACCAAGTCCCGGGAATCCGGGTCATTGCCACGGGCTCCTCCTCGTTCGACCTCGCCGGTCAGGTCGGCGAGCCGTTGACGGGAAGAAAGATCACCCTGACCCTGTACCCCGTCGCCCAAATGGAGCTCGCCGGGCTCTTCACCCCTTTCGAGCTCCGCGAACGGATCGAGGACTTTCTCATCTTCGGCGGATATCCGGAGGTCGTGGCGACTCCCGAAAAAAAAGAAAAGACAAGGCTGCTCACGGAAATCTCCTCCTCCTATCTTCTGAAGGACATCCTGGCCTTCGACCGGGTCAAGAGCTCCAAGGTTCTGCTCGACCTCCTGCGGCTCCTGGCGTTCCAGATCGGCTCCGAAGTCTCGCTCAGCGAGCTGGGCGGGAAGCTCGGGCTGGACTATAAAACCGTGGGCCGCTATCTTGACCTTCTCGAAAAGAGCTTCGTGATCTTCACCCTCCGCGGCTTCAGCCGGAACCTGCGCAACGAGATGACCAAGAAGGCGAAATACTACTTCTTCGACACCGGAATCCGGAACGCCCTGATCGCGAACTTCAATCCCCCGGCCTTGCGAAACGACATCGGGCAGCTTTGGGAGAACTTCCTGGTCATGGAAAGGCTGAAGAGCCAGGCTTACCGGGCCGTGCCGGTCAATCATTACTTCTGGCGGACCTGGCAGGCACAGGAGATCGATCTCATCGAGGAGCGCGAGGGCCGGCTTTTCGCCTACGAATTCAAGTGGACGGGGCGGGGCCGGGCGCCCGGGAAATTCCGGGAGGCCTATCCCGAAGCGGCCTTCGAATCGATCAGCCGAGACAACTATCAGCCGTTTGTGGGCGCATCAAGACCGTAA
- a CDS encoding histidine phosphatase family protein — protein sequence MKRLYIVRHATAQSKDGPVPDFERSLTKKGEKEAKTAARHLALKYPSPDLMISSFANRAIETAHIFAETFGYPPRKILLRDSFYGDLSPDAILKVITAKPDKYQSLMIFGHDPAFSELAARLIEGFEAAIPKSGVVIADFPVEKWSEIVKVPGRLVEYTHPARIKEDRKKARGELDARLVRSMMGVLSRIDKTAAQSVGEDIRDCSRKIVKSFLKARKAVDRPET from the coding sequence ATGAAAAGACTCTACATCGTTCGTCATGCCACGGCTCAGTCCAAGGACGGACCGGTTCCGGACTTCGAGCGGTCGCTCACGAAAAAGGGCGAAAAGGAAGCCAAAACCGCCGCCAGGCATCTGGCCCTGAAATACCCTTCGCCGGACCTCATGATTTCCAGTTTTGCCAACAGGGCCATCGAAACCGCCCACATTTTCGCCGAAACATTCGGCTATCCTCCGCGGAAAATTCTTCTCAGGGATTCCTTCTACGGTGACCTGTCCCCGGATGCGATCCTCAAGGTCATCACCGCCAAGCCCGACAAATATCAATCCCTCATGATTTTCGGTCACGATCCGGCTTTCAGCGAACTGGCCGCAAGGTTGATCGAGGGATTCGAGGCGGCCATCCCCAAGTCCGGCGTTGTGATTGCCGATTTCCCCGTCGAAAAATGGTCTGAAATCGTCAAAGTCCCGGGACGTCTCGTCGAATATACCCATCCCGCCCGGATCAAGGAAGACAGGAAAAAGGCACGGGGCGAACTCGACGCCCGGCTGGTGCGGAGCATGATGGGTGTTCTTTCACGCATTGACAAGACCGCCGCTCAGTCCGTCGGAGAGGATATCAGGGATTGTTCAAGGAAGATCGTCAAGTCCTTTCTCAAGGCCAGAAAGGCGGTCGACCGTCCGGAAACCTGA